TCGGGAGGCCTTTTAAGTATCGCTTCAGTGTCAAACACATTATAAATCTCTTGATCCTTAAGAAGCCCGTCGGCATGAATACCGGCTCTTGTAACATTAAAATGCGCCCCCACGAACGGCTGCATAGGAGGAATCTTGTAACCAATTGTTTCTTCAAAATATTTTGCGATCTCGGTTATTACTGAAAGGTCCATTCCGTCAGTAGTTCCCCTTAAAGCAACATATTCAATACAAAGAGCTTCAATCGGGGTGTTGCCGGTCCGCTCTCCGATACCTAAAAGTGTTCCGTTAATACCGCTGCATCCGTAAAGCCATGCAAATGTCGCGTTAGTAAGGCCTCGGTAAAAATCATTATGGCCGTGCCACTCAAGCCATTCTGACGGAACTCCCGCAAGCTGCATGAGACCGTACATTATTCCGTTAACATTTCTTGGCAACGATGCCCCGGGATATGCAACCCCAAAACCAAGAGTATCGCAGGCGCGGATTTTTACGGGAAGCTTTGCCTCTTTAGAAAGTTTCATCAATTCAGAAGCGAAAGGCACAACAAAACCATAAAAATCAGCCCTAGTTATATCTTCAAAATGGCATCTAGGAACTATTCCTTCCTCAAGCGCGGCACGAACAATGTCAAGATACATTTCAAGCGCTTCTTTGCGAGTTTTTTTTAATTTCAGGAATATATGATAATCTGAACTTGAGGTCAGAATCCCCGTTTCTTTAAGCCCCATTTCTTTTACAAGATGAAAATCGCTTTTTGTAGCCCTGATCCAGGAAGTTATTTCAGGATACTTATATCCTTTTTCCTGGCATTTTCTCATCGCTTGCTTATCTTTGTCTGAATAAATAAAAAATTCTGTCTGTCTTATTATACCGCTGGGACCTCCAAGACGATGCATCAAATCATATAGCTCCACTATTTGTTCAATTGAAAACGGAGTTAGAGCCTGCTGGCCGTCTCTGAAAGTCGTATCGGTTATCCATATTTCTTCCGGAGGCGCCATAGGAACTACACGATTATTGAAAGTTATTTTTGGTATCTCGGAATAGGGAAAAACGTCCCTATAAAGGTTTGGTTCCTTTACATCATGAAGTTCATAATGGTATTCTTCCTGCTCAAGCGTCCTTCTATATTTATTGAATTTTAACATCTCTCCTCCGTTTATTTTAAGTTCATAAGTTCACATGTTCATTAGTTAACAGCTTTTTCTTTTAATTATTCCTAACGGTTTGGCAAACATGCTCTTTTTCGTAGTGAAAAGCAGAGATTTTAGGCGAAACGAAGAAATCTGAGCCGACTCGTAGCCCCAGCGCTACGTTAGGCGAAGATTTTGAAGTTGCAGCCAAAACATCTGCTTTGTAACAGAAAAAGGAGCGTGTTTGCCAAACCAAATGGCAGGAGTGAGAGTTGAACTCACGACCAAGGGCTTATGAGTCCCCTGCTCTACCTCTGAGCTATCCTGCCTTTACCAAATTCAAATATCAAATTTCAAATCTCAAATTGCTAATAAACTGCTAAAACAAAGAATTAAAGATTATTGATTCATCATCAGATTTACTTCGGCATATCCAAAACAATTTTGATTATGCTTCGTCTTGAAACAATTCCCACCAGCACCCCGTCGTCTATAATGGGAACCCGGCGTATCTTTTTCTCACTCATTACCAGGCTCAATTTATCGATATCCGTATCTGAATTAAAACTTATTATTTCTTTGCTCATTGCCTCTCCAACAGTTGTTGTTTTAGTATTGCCGCTGAAAATAAAGTTTAAAACATCTTTTTCCGAAATCATACCTAAAACTTTTTTCTTATCATCACAGACCGGCATTCCGGAAATCTTGTTGTCAACAAGAATTTTAATCGCTTCATCAAGCGTCTTGTCGGGACTTATTGTAATTACATTTTTGGTCATAATGTCGCGAGCTTTAAGCATAATACCTCCAATTAACTGCAGGTTGAGATAAATACAGGTTTAGGTTAAGAAAATCAAAACAAGCATTGCTCTTTTTTCTCCTAAACCTTAACCTAAACCTTGGCCTGTTTTTTTACTGAAGCTCCAGAATCTCTGTTTTTAGTTCAGGAATCTTTAAAAGACCGATAGTGATTTTTCCGTACAACCAGCCGCCTAGTTCACCGGGATTAACCACAAGAGCTTTTCCTACCATCCGGTTGTCCGGTTTATGCGTGTGCCCGTAAACTATTATGTCATATTTATTGCTTTCAGCCAAAACCTTTAGATTTTCAGGAGAATGAGTCAAAAGAATTTTTTTTCCTCCGATAACCAGCTCAAAAGGAGTATCGTGAATTTCCCCGATATTTTTTATTCTTTCGCGCCACATTTTTTTCTCGCCGTCGTTATTTCCGAAAACCGCAATCATTTTACTGTTCAGCTTTTCAAATTCTTTAATTGTAATCGGCGAGATAATATCTCCTGCATGCAAAACAATATCCGCTTTATTTTTATTTAAATACTCAACCGCTTTTCTAATAAACGGCATATTTTCATAGCTGTCTGAAATAAGCCCTACAAGCATAAATTTAGATTCTATACGGCCTGCACTTCCTTAATTTCGGGGACTTCCTCTTTTAATACCCTGGCTACACCGTTTTGCATAGTCAATGCGGACATGGGACAACCGCTGCACGCCCCTTTAAGCCTGACTTTCACCACTCCGTCAGCGCTTACGTCAACCAGTTCAATATCGCCTCCGTCCATCTGAAGATGAGGGCGTATTTTCGCTATAGCTTTTTCTACTTTATCTCTCATCATTTTTCTCACCTTTATTACAGGGCTTTTTCAAATACTTTTTGTATTTCATCCGGTAAACGAATCGGCTTAAAGCTGCTGTTTACCAAAGGATGTCTCGTCTTTCCTTTTGTTATCAGCTTATCTTTGCTGAATATTTCATACGAAAATTCAACGGAAGCGGGCCCCACATCAGAGACTTTAGTAACAACTTTTATTTCATCATCGTAACGGGCCGGGGAAATATATTTACAGTTGGCTTCAATAACCGGAATATATACGCCTTTTGCTTCCAAATCGCGGTAAGTAAGACCGTGATTTCTCAGCCATTCGGTTCTCCCGCGCTCAAAATAAACAAGATAATTTGAATAATAAACCATACCCATTTGGTCAGTATCGGCATATGGCACGCGAATCATTAATTCATTCTTCATTTTCTGCTTTTTTATCCTCCAGGAGTATGGTGTGCTCAACCTTCTTAAAAAAGGGATTATAACAATATTAATACTGGTAGTCAACCGCACTAATTTAAATTACATCCCGGGCAACACCCTCCGCTTGGGCAGGATGCTTTGGCCGTCTTTTTTGAACTGCCTCCGGAAAAAGACGAGAACTGTTTTTCAACTTCGGCCGATCCGCATTTCGGGCATTTTACGGTGTTTCCTTTTTCAATAATAAGTTTCTCAAATTTTTCTTTACATTTATTGCAAAGATACTCATAAATAGGCATATAAACCTCCCGCCCTTTTGCTTGTTGACATTTTTTCCGTTGCTTTATAT
This genomic interval from Elusimicrobiota bacterium contains the following:
- a CDS encoding CBS domain-containing protein, whose product is MLKARDIMTKNVITISPDKTLDEAIKILVDNKISGMPVCDDKKKVLGMISEKDVLNFIFSGNTKTTTVGEAMSKEIISFNSDTDIDKLSLVMSEKKIRRVPIIDDGVLVGIVSRRSIIKIVLDMPK
- a CDS encoding NifU family protein, with product MRDKVEKAIAKIRPHLQMDGGDIELVDVSADGVVKVRLKGACSGCPMSALTMQNGVARVLKEEVPEIKEVQAV
- a CDS encoding zinc ribbon domain-containing protein — encoded protein: MPIYEYLCNKCKEKFEKLIIEKGNTVKCPKCGSAEVEKQFSSFSGGSSKKTAKASCPSGGCCPGCNLN
- a CDS encoding 2-isopropylmalate synthase, which produces MLKFNKYRRTLEQEEYHYELHDVKEPNLYRDVFPYSEIPKITFNNRVVPMAPPEEIWITDTTFRDGQQALTPFSIEQIVELYDLMHRLGGPSGIIRQTEFFIYSDKDKQAMRKCQEKGYKYPEITSWIRATKSDFHLVKEMGLKETGILTSSSDYHIFLKLKKTRKEALEMYLDIVRAALEEGIVPRCHFEDITRADFYGFVVPFASELMKLSKEAKLPVKIRACDTLGFGVAYPGASLPRNVNGIMYGLMQLAGVPSEWLEWHGHNDFYRGLTNATFAWLYGCSGINGTLLGIGERTGNTPIEALCIEYVALRGTTDGMDLSVITEIAKYFEETIGYKIPPMQPFVGAHFNVTRAGIHADGLLKDQEIYNVFDTEAILKRPP
- a CDS encoding thioesterase family protein yields the protein MKNELMIRVPYADTDQMGMVYYSNYLVYFERGRTEWLRNHGLTYRDLEAKGVYIPVIEANCKYISPARYDDEIKVVTKVSDVGPASVEFSYEIFSKDKLITKGKTRHPLVNSSFKPIRLPDEIQKVFEKAL
- a CDS encoding metallophosphoesterase, encoding MLVGLISDSYENMPFIRKAVEYLNKNKADIVLHAGDIISPITIKEFEKLNSKMIAVFGNNDGEKKMWRERIKNIGEIHDTPFELVIGGKKILLTHSPENLKVLAESNKYDIIVYGHTHKPDNRMVGKALVVNPGELGGWLYGKITIGLLKIPELKTEILELQ